Proteins from a genomic interval of Tenacibaculum sp. SZ-18:
- a CDS encoding DUF4252 domain-containing protein, which yields MKKLFTFAIICIAIIFTSCKKQESLQSYLIQTDENQNYVRFDFSTSMLGSFFEDISEEDQKTFESIRKMNIAFLPVHKTNEEEFGVERKKIKEIMKNTNYKSLIRVNDKRGKGTVYYNGEADAIDEIVAVIYAKDFGFGVARILGNDMNIEKIMKMVQSTNMEDKGVGLEKIKDIFGGQFQTEKLYAEPIQ from the coding sequence ATGAAAAAACTATTTACATTTGCTATTATTTGTATAGCAATAATATTTACTTCTTGTAAAAAGCAAGAAAGTTTACAGAGTTATTTAATTCAAACAGATGAAAATCAAAATTATGTGCGTTTTGATTTTTCAACAAGTATGCTAGGTTCATTTTTTGAAGATATTTCTGAGGAAGATCAGAAAACTTTTGAAAGCATAAGAAAAATGAATATTGCATTTTTACCAGTACATAAGACTAATGAAGAAGAATTTGGTGTAGAGAGAAAGAAAATTAAAGAAATTATGAAAAATACGAATTACAAATCATTGATTCGTGTAAATGATAAAAGAGGAAAAGGTACTGTATATTATAATGGAGAGGCCGATGCTATCGACGAAATTGTAGCAGTTATTTATGCTAAAGATTTCGGATTTGGAGTTGCAAGAATTTTGGGAAATGATATGAATATTGAAAAAATCATGAAAATGGTTCAAAGTACAAACATGGAAGATAAAGGCGTGGGACTAGAAAAAATTAAAGATATTTTTGGTGGGCAATTCCAAACTGAAAAACTTTAT
- a CDS encoding DUF4252 domain-containing protein: protein MKKIILLVAMVFMSQITFAQGMFDSLEDLDDVSTVVVTKAAFELLKKFPDAKSDDMKVFNTAKGLEELKVFSTEDASIASKMETMANLAIKKGNMTQLMRVKDKGSRVKIYIKSTKNKDIVSEVLMFVKSKDGKDEKPSSTIISLIGEINMNELAEIAKDYDKNSDE from the coding sequence ATGAAGAAAATAATATTATTAGTAGCAATGGTATTTATGTCACAAATAACTTTTGCTCAAGGGATGTTCGATTCGTTAGAAGATTTAGATGATGTATCAACAGTAGTTGTAACAAAAGCAGCATTTGAATTATTAAAAAAGTTTCCAGATGCTAAGTCTGATGACATGAAAGTATTCAACACAGCTAAAGGATTAGAGGAGTTAAAAGTGTTTTCAACTGAGGATGCATCAATCGCTTCAAAAATGGAAACAATGGCAAATTTAGCCATTAAAAAAGGAAACATGACGCAATTAATGCGTGTGAAGGATAAAGGATCTAGAGTGAAAATTTATATCAAGTCTACAAAAAATAAAGATATCGTAAGTGAAGTATTAATGTTTGTAAAAAGTAAAGATGGAAAAGACGAAAAGCCAAGTTCAACAATTATTTCTTTAATCGGAGAAATTAACATGAACGAATTAGCTGAAATTGCTAAGGACTATGATAAAAATTCTGATGAATAA
- a CDS encoding RNA polymerase sigma factor, with protein MKQSDFLKVVLPFKDKVFRLAKRLLVSTEEAEDATQELYFKLWRNKEKLADYKNIEAFAMTMTKNYCFDRLKSKQANNLTLVHSNYKEKDTSLEKKIEYKDSVNNVHKLIENLPEQQKIIIQLRDIEQYDFDEICEMVDMKPTAVRVSLSRARKTIREALIKQHNYGVS; from the coding sequence ATGAAACAGTCGGACTTTTTAAAAGTTGTATTACCATTCAAAGATAAAGTTTTTCGTTTAGCCAAGCGTTTGCTTGTGTCAACAGAAGAAGCAGAGGATGCAACACAGGAACTGTATTTTAAGCTTTGGAGAAACAAAGAAAAGTTGGCTGATTATAAAAACATAGAAGCGTTTGCTATGACAATGACGAAGAATTATTGTTTCGACAGATTAAAATCTAAACAAGCAAATAATTTAACATTAGTTCATAGTAATTATAAAGAAAAGGATACTTCTTTAGAAAAGAAGATTGAATATAAGGATAGCGTGAATAATGTTCACAAACTGATTGAAAATTTACCAGAACAACAAAAAATCATTATCCAACTTAGAGATATCGAACAGTATGATTTTGATGAGATTTGTGAAATGGTAGATATGAAACCAACAGCAGTGAGAGTATCATTATCAAGAGCACGTAAAACAATTAGAGAAGCATTAATTAAACAACATAATTATGGAGTTAGTTAA
- a CDS encoding S41 family peptidase — protein MKKYFRLNKLFLLVFALTFANCSKTDDIPQNIEVNNFVWGGMNAYYKWQGLIPDLSDSKFSTREQLNSYLNGFSEPGELFNSLISYPNEFPKDPNRIFSWITDDYVALENSFQGLRLTSGLKLVGIEYANNSGNAYVVVRDVINGSDADNKGIKRGMIISEVNGTQITTGNVNQLFAPNSFTVSLADYNGGNPTPNGISISIVKTEVTENPVKIATIINEGANRIGYLMYNQFSSDFDAQLNQAFADFRIGGITDLVLDLRYNGGGSVTSAIYLSSMITGQFTGEVFANKIWNEKVMASFSSESFIDRFTDRLVKRDSSGNIILDEAINNLNLTNLYVIVSDQTASASELIINGLRPYINVKLIGTETVGKQVASITLYDSDDYTRNGANFNNSHTWAMQPIVLEIRNKDGQNEPNGFTAEVQIAEDYSNLGVLGDPNEPLLSRALQYITTGSKGSNFSYHKESIKPFWNSQKRNIDFNNMYVDIR, from the coding sequence ATGAAGAAATATTTCCGCCTTAACAAACTTTTTTTACTTGTTTTCGCTTTAACTTTTGCTAACTGTTCAAAAACAGATGATATTCCCCAAAATATAGAAGTTAATAATTTTGTTTGGGGAGGCATGAATGCATATTACAAATGGCAAGGATTAATTCCAGACTTATCTGACAGTAAATTTTCAACTAGAGAACAATTAAATAGCTATTTAAATGGATTCAGTGAACCAGGTGAGTTATTTAATAGTTTAATATCATACCCAAACGAATTCCCTAAAGATCCAAACCGTATTTTTTCTTGGATTACTGATGATTACGTTGCTTTGGAAAACTCTTTTCAAGGTCTTCGTTTAACAAGCGGATTAAAATTAGTAGGGATTGAATATGCAAATAATTCTGGAAATGCATATGTAGTTGTTAGAGATGTGATTAATGGATCAGATGCAGATAATAAAGGAATTAAAAGAGGAATGATAATTTCTGAGGTAAATGGAACACAAATTACAACTGGGAACGTAAATCAATTGTTTGCTCCTAATAGTTTTACAGTAAGTTTAGCAGATTATAATGGTGGGAATCCTACTCCAAACGGAATAAGTATTTCTATTGTAAAGACAGAGGTCACAGAAAATCCTGTTAAGATTGCAACTATTATAAATGAAGGAGCTAACAGAATCGGTTATTTAATGTACAATCAATTTTCATCTGATTTTGACGCACAATTGAATCAGGCTTTCGCAGACTTCCGCATTGGTGGAATTACAGATTTAGTTTTAGATTTAAGATATAATGGCGGTGGGTCAGTAACTTCGGCAATTTATTTATCTAGCATGATAACTGGTCAATTTACAGGAGAAGTCTTTGCAAATAAAATATGGAATGAAAAGGTAATGGCTAGTTTTAGTAGTGAAAGTTTTATAGATCGCTTTACAGATAGATTGGTAAAAAGAGATTCTAGCGGAAATATAATTTTAGACGAAGCTATCAACAATTTAAACTTAACAAACTTATATGTAATAGTTAGCGATCAAACCGCATCTGCCTCTGAACTCATAATAAACGGTTTAAGACCATACATTAATGTTAAGTTAATTGGTACAGAAACAGTTGGAAAGCAAGTAGCTTCAATTACTTTGTATGATTCAGATGATTACACCCGAAATGGAGCAAATTTTAATAATTCGCATACTTGGGCTATGCAACCTATTGTTTTGGAAATTCGAAATAAAGATGGGCAAAATGAACCAAACGGATTTACAGCCGAAGTTCAAATAGCAGAAGATTACAGCAATTTGGGAGTTTTAGGAGACCCGAATGAGCCTTTATTGTCTCGAGCTCTTCAATATATTACCACTGGATCAAAAGGTTCTAATTTCTCATATCATAAAGAATCAATAAAACCATTTTGGAATTCACAAAAGAGAAATATTGACTTTAATAACATGTATGTAGATATAAGATAG
- a CDS encoding DUF72 domain-containing protein, which translates to MKFGKVEQPELVDFSFPETNKRTTKLLSTLDKKKPLSVYVGCTKWNKADLKGFYPRGTKDELVYYSSQFNSIELNATFYRQFPPEQFEKWKNKTPDGFKFFPKLTQEISHWNRLKGVSDLVNYYLDAATRLEKKLGTIFLQLHSNFGPKNFDRLKNFVEGWPKDIPLSVECRHTNWFTDETVAFEFYELLESNGVSNTIVDTAGRRDMMHMRLTNNEAFIRFVGANHSLDYARLDDWVERLSEWVNLGLRNIHFFVHQSLEIGSPLLASYFIKKINSALDVNLKIPKEEEQQTLF; encoded by the coding sequence ATGAAGTTTGGAAAGGTAGAGCAGCCAGAATTAGTAGATTTTTCATTTCCGGAAACAAATAAACGAACAACAAAATTATTATCAACTTTAGATAAGAAAAAACCTTTGTCAGTTTATGTGGGGTGTACAAAATGGAATAAAGCTGATTTAAAAGGTTTTTATCCAAGGGGAACAAAAGATGAATTAGTTTATTATTCATCACAGTTCAATTCGATAGAGTTAAATGCAACTTTTTATCGTCAGTTTCCTCCTGAACAATTTGAGAAATGGAAGAATAAAACTCCAGACGGATTTAAGTTTTTTCCAAAACTAACCCAAGAAATTAGTCATTGGAATAGATTAAAAGGTGTATCTGATTTAGTGAATTATTATTTAGACGCAGCAACTAGGCTAGAGAAGAAGTTAGGTACAATTTTTCTTCAGTTACATTCAAACTTTGGGCCTAAGAATTTTGATAGACTCAAAAATTTCGTTGAAGGCTGGCCAAAAGACATTCCTTTAAGTGTTGAGTGTAGGCATACAAATTGGTTTACTGATGAAACGGTTGCTTTTGAATTTTATGAACTTTTAGAAAGTAATGGAGTTTCAAATACCATTGTTGACACTGCAGGAAGACGTGATATGATGCATATGCGATTAACGAATAATGAAGCTTTTATTAGATTTGTAGGAGCGAATCATTCTTTGGATTATGCTAGATTAGATGATTGGGTTGAACGACTTTCTGAATGGGTAAATTTAGGCTTACGAAATATTCATTTTTTTGTTCATCAAAGTTTAGAAATTGGTTCTCCATTATTAGCTTCATATTTTATTAAAAAAATAAATTCAGCATTAGATGTTAATTTAAAAATACCTAAAGAAGAAGAACAGCAAACATTATTTTAA
- a CDS encoding patatin-like phospholipase family protein has translation MKKALVISGGGSKGAFAGGVVEFLMKEKKKNYDLFLGTSTGSLMVSHLAKGMVDELKMLYTNVNQRSIFSNNPFRVKNVHGVKVISIKHSNTFWNFLNGRKTFGESKNLRKLIGENVTKEMYHSIRKDNKEVVVTVSNLTANEIEYKSILDCSYEDFCDWIWGSCNYVPFMSLLEKNSCQYADGGFGCLVPIREAIQRGAKEVDAIILETEVNQINRIPAKNPFSLMLDVFGFMLEHVEKHNVTIGKLSARYQDVQLNLYYTPTVLTTNSLIFDKKQMSSWWRQGYEYAKQKDLSLMNDFRPDLIDKNTKDAS, from the coding sequence ATGAAGAAAGCATTAGTAATTTCTGGAGGTGGTAGCAAAGGCGCATTCGCGGGTGGTGTTGTGGAGTTTTTAATGAAGGAAAAAAAGAAAAATTATGATTTGTTTTTAGGAACTTCTACAGGAAGTTTAATGGTGTCTCATTTGGCTAAAGGAATGGTAGACGAGTTAAAGATGCTTTATACAAATGTCAATCAACGTAGTATTTTTAGTAATAATCCTTTTCGTGTTAAAAATGTTCATGGAGTAAAAGTGATTTCTATTAAACATAGTAATACATTTTGGAACTTCTTGAACGGTAGAAAAACCTTTGGAGAAAGTAAAAATCTACGAAAATTAATTGGAGAGAATGTTACAAAAGAAATGTATCATTCAATAAGAAAGGATAATAAAGAAGTAGTGGTTACAGTATCTAACTTAACTGCGAATGAAATAGAATACAAATCTATCCTTGATTGTTCTTATGAAGATTTTTGTGATTGGATTTGGGGTTCTTGTAATTATGTTCCTTTTATGAGTCTCTTAGAGAAAAATTCCTGTCAATATGCCGATGGAGGTTTTGGCTGTTTAGTTCCTATTCGAGAAGCGATACAAAGAGGAGCAAAGGAGGTAGATGCTATTATATTAGAGACAGAGGTAAATCAAATTAATAGAATTCCGGCAAAAAATCCGTTTTCACTAATGCTTGATGTTTTTGGTTTTATGCTGGAACATGTTGAAAAACACAATGTTACTATTGGGAAATTATCAGCAAGATATCAGGATGTACAACTCAATTTATATTATACACCAACGGTTTTAACTACAAATTCTTTAATTTTTGATAAAAAACAAATGTCTTCTTGGTGGAGACAAGGTTATGAATATGCCAAGCAGAAAGATTTATCATTGATGAATGATTTTAGACCAGATTTAATTGATAAAAATACGAAAGACGCTTCATGA
- a CDS encoding WD40/YVTN/BNR-like repeat-containing protein, with protein sequence MKRYLIIISLTFIFLSCKQEQANREITNIDLEIFKMDSISIRAIEVIDKNILFFAGSNGKTGRTLDSGKTWDIQTIVYQDSINPNFRSIAKNKNAYFALSIANPALLYKITNTNEIVYTENHEKVFYDSMKFFSNGLDGIAVGDPVDNCPSIIMTHDGGDTWKKLSCDQLPNFEEGEAFFAASNTNIEIINNTVWIASGGAKSRIIKSTDRGNTWKVIETPIIQGNGPQGIYSIDFYDENNGFIIGGDYSKANENFKNKAVTKDGGETWKIVADNKNPNYKSCVQYIPNGKGKEIFAVGKTGISYSNDAGNTWKKLSDEDFYSIQFVNEQFAWLSGHEKIAKMMIR encoded by the coding sequence ATGAAACGCTACCTTATAATAATTTCATTAACATTTATTTTCCTTTCATGTAAACAGGAACAAGCCAATCGAGAAATTACTAATATAGATCTTGAAATTTTTAAAATGGACAGTATTAGTATAAGAGCTATAGAAGTTATTGATAAAAATATTTTGTTCTTCGCTGGTTCAAATGGAAAAACGGGTAGAACATTGGATAGCGGAAAAACTTGGGATATTCAAACCATAGTTTATCAAGATTCTATAAATCCAAACTTTAGAAGTATTGCAAAAAATAAAAATGCTTACTTCGCTCTATCAATTGCCAATCCCGCCCTATTGTATAAAATTACCAATACTAACGAAATAGTCTACACTGAAAATCATGAAAAAGTATTTTATGATTCAATGAAATTCTTTAGTAATGGTTTAGATGGAATTGCTGTTGGAGATCCAGTTGATAATTGTCCTTCAATTATAATGACGCATGACGGCGGTGATACTTGGAAGAAGCTTTCTTGTGATCAACTTCCAAATTTTGAAGAAGGCGAAGCATTTTTTGCTGCTAGCAATACAAATATTGAAATTATTAACAATACAGTTTGGATTGCCTCTGGAGGAGCCAAATCTAGAATAATTAAATCAACTGATAGAGGAAATACATGGAAAGTAATCGAAACTCCGATAATTCAAGGAAATGGTCCACAAGGAATTTATTCTATAGATTTTTATGATGAAAATAATGGTTTCATCATCGGGGGAGATTATTCTAAAGCAAATGAAAATTTTAAAAATAAGGCTGTTACAAAAGATGGTGGAGAAACTTGGAAAATTGTAGCTGATAATAAAAATCCAAATTATAAAAGCTGTGTTCAGTATATTCCTAATGGAAAAGGAAAAGAAATTTTCGCTGTAGGAAAGACAGGAATTTCATATTCTAACGATGCGGGGAATACTTGGAAAAAACTCTCAGATGAAGATTTTTATTCAATTCAATTCGTAAATGAACAATTTGCTTGGTTATCTGGTCATGAAAAAATCGCAAAAATGATGATTCGGTAA
- a CDS encoding amidohydrolase family protein → MKKIVLLFLFCVSVSFSQEYFPTNTGVKTTKNTTVAFTNATIYLSPTNKIKKGTLLIKDGKVLNVGKNISIPKEAKIVDSKGKYIYPSFIDIYSSFGIPDIKRSSGGNGGPQYDANRKGYYWNDHIRPETDPLTSFSFDAKKAKVLIDAGFGVVNSHLEDGIMQGNGVLVALNSDASNAYRILDQKTSNHLSFSKSRKSRQSYPTSRMGAMALIRQVYLDADWYANGYSKNSDLSLEAVNKNKSLPQIFNAGDAINALRADKVGDEFGVQYTILGGGDEFERIPDIKNTNATFIIPINFRKAYDVSNKFLAEVISLRDMRKWNQEPSNPAMLAKNGINFALTTHKLKSPKEFNKNLQKAIKYGLDKTKALEALTTVPAGILNNSKIGNLNSGSYANFLITSGDIFDSKTIVYENWVQGNKNVINDMSIPDLAGTYMVNVNGTTYDLTITGKGAKQKGSVKLGDKKLKSTFSFKDNWIQLAINNDGKYVRLAGTIINDLNGMEGTGTDHYGNDVTWSASKQVKKSKDKKKSKKKSNEDAPEVVAVSYPNVGFGNAYRPSKQTILIKNATVWTSENGQVLNDTDVLVKDGKISKIGKNLSAGKAKVIDGTGKYLTAGIIDEHSHIATSAVNEAGHNSTAEVTIEDVVDPDDINIYRNIAGGVTSIQVLHGSANPIGGRSAIIKLKWGENAKNMIYKNSPKFIKFALGENVKQSNWGDRQTIRFPQTRMGVEQVFIDYFQRAKEYDEKKRSGKPYRKDIELEAIAEIINKERFISCHSYVQSEINMLMKVTEQFNFNVNTFTHILEGYKVADKMKEHGAGGSTFADWWAYKYEVNDAIPYNSAIMHKQGVTVAINSDDAEMSRRLNQEAAKTVKYGGLTEQEAWSTVTINPAKLLHLDDRTGSIKVGKDADLVLWSDNPLSVYSKAEKTIIDGTIYFDIEKDLQKRKDIKAEKAKLIEMMLKEKLGGAPTQAPVKKQKKLFHCDTE, encoded by the coding sequence ATGAAGAAAATAGTCCTACTATTTCTCTTCTGTGTTTCCGTTAGTTTCTCACAAGAATACTTTCCTACAAACACAGGAGTGAAAACCACAAAAAACACTACTGTTGCTTTTACTAATGCAACCATTTATTTAAGCCCAACAAATAAAATTAAAAAAGGAACTTTACTAATTAAAGATGGTAAAGTATTAAATGTTGGTAAAAACATAAGTATTCCCAAAGAAGCCAAAATTGTCGATTCAAAAGGAAAATATATTTATCCTTCTTTTATTGATATTTATTCAAGCTTTGGGATTCCAGATATTAAAAGAAGTTCTGGAGGTAATGGAGGTCCACAATACGACGCGAATAGGAAAGGATATTACTGGAATGATCATATTAGACCAGAAACAGATCCATTAACATCATTTTCGTTTGATGCGAAAAAAGCTAAAGTTTTAATTGATGCTGGTTTCGGTGTTGTTAATTCTCACTTAGAGGATGGAATCATGCAAGGTAACGGAGTTTTAGTTGCTTTAAATTCAGATGCTTCTAATGCTTACAGAATATTAGATCAGAAAACATCAAATCATTTATCTTTTTCAAAAAGTAGAAAGTCTCGTCAATCTTATCCAACATCAAGAATGGGTGCTATGGCCTTAATAAGACAAGTTTATTTGGACGCTGATTGGTATGCAAATGGATATTCAAAAAATTCAGATTTATCTTTAGAAGCAGTAAATAAAAACAAAAGTTTACCTCAAATTTTTAATGCAGGTGATGCTATCAATGCTTTAAGAGCAGATAAAGTCGGAGATGAGTTTGGAGTGCAATACACAATTTTAGGAGGTGGTGATGAATTCGAAAGAATTCCTGATATAAAAAATACTAATGCTACTTTTATTATTCCTATTAACTTCAGAAAGGCCTATGATGTGAGTAACAAATTTTTAGCAGAAGTTATTTCTTTACGTGACATGCGTAAATGGAATCAAGAACCTTCAAATCCGGCAATGTTAGCTAAAAACGGAATAAACTTCGCTTTAACTACACATAAACTAAAGTCACCAAAAGAATTCAATAAGAATCTTCAAAAAGCTATTAAATACGGTTTAGATAAAACAAAAGCTTTAGAGGCATTAACTACTGTTCCTGCTGGAATTTTAAATAATTCAAAAATTGGTAATTTAAATTCAGGGAGTTATGCTAATTTCTTAATTACTTCTGGTGATATTTTTGACTCAAAAACAATTGTTTACGAAAACTGGGTTCAAGGAAACAAAAATGTTATCAACGACATGTCTATTCCTGATTTAGCTGGAACTTACATGGTAAATGTTAATGGTACCACTTATGATTTAACAATTACAGGTAAAGGTGCAAAACAAAAAGGATCTGTTAAATTAGGAGATAAAAAGCTTAAGTCTACTTTCTCTTTTAAAGATAATTGGATCCAATTAGCGATTAATAACGACGGAAAATATGTTCGTTTAGCAGGAACTATTATAAATGATTTAAACGGTATGGAAGGTACTGGAACAGATCATTATGGGAATGATGTTACTTGGAGTGCATCAAAACAAGTTAAAAAGTCTAAAGACAAGAAAAAATCAAAGAAAAAATCAAATGAAGATGCTCCTGAAGTAGTTGCTGTGAGCTATCCTAATGTTGGTTTTGGAAATGCATATAGACCTTCTAAACAAACTATTTTAATTAAAAATGCTACAGTTTGGACAAGTGAGAATGGTCAAGTTTTAAACGATACGGATGTTTTAGTTAAAGATGGAAAAATCAGTAAAATTGGCAAAAACTTATCAGCCGGTAAAGCTAAAGTTATTGATGGAACAGGAAAGTATTTAACCGCAGGTATCATTGACGAACATTCCCATATTGCGACTTCAGCAGTAAATGAAGCAGGACATAACTCTACTGCAGAAGTAACAATAGAAGACGTTGTTGATCCAGATGATATTAATATTTATAGAAATATCGCAGGAGGTGTAACTTCTATTCAGGTTTTACATGGTTCTGCAAACCCAATTGGAGGTAGATCTGCAATTATCAAATTAAAATGGGGAGAAAATGCTAAAAACATGATTTACAAAAACTCTCCAAAGTTCATCAAATTTGCCTTAGGTGAAAATGTAAAGCAATCAAATTGGGGAGATCGTCAAACAATTCGTTTTCCGCAAACTCGTATGGGAGTTGAGCAAGTTTTCATTGATTATTTCCAAAGAGCTAAGGAATACGATGAAAAGAAGAGAAGCGGAAAACCTTACAGAAAAGATATTGAGTTAGAAGCAATCGCAGAAATCATTAATAAAGAACGTTTTATTTCGTGTCACTCATATGTACAGTCGGAAATTAATATGTTAATGAAAGTTACGGAACAGTTTAATTTTAATGTAAATACATTTACTCATATTTTAGAAGGTTACAAAGTTGCGGATAAAATGAAAGAACATGGAGCTGGGGGATCTACTTTTGCAGATTGGTGGGCTTACAAATACGAAGTTAATGATGCAATTCCCTATAACTCTGCAATTATGCACAAACAAGGCGTTACTGTTGCAATTAACTCGGATGATGCTGAAATGTCAAGAAGGTTAAATCAAGAAGCTGCAAAAACAGTTAAGTATGGTGGTTTAACGGAGCAAGAAGCTTGGAGTACTGTAACGATTAATCCGGCTAAACTTTTACATCTTGACGACAGAACAGGAAGTATTAAAGTTGGTAAAGATGCAGACTTAGTTTTATGGAGTGATAACCCATTATCAGTTTACAGTAAAGCAGAAAAAACAATTATTGACGGAACTATCTATTTTGATATTGAAAAAGATCTTCAAAAAAGAAAGGATATCAAAGCTGAAAAAGCTAAGTTGATTGAAATGATGTTAAAAGAGAAACTTGGTGGAGCTCCAACACAAGCACCAGTTAAAAAACAAAAGAAATTATTCCACTGTGATACTGAATAA
- a CDS encoding amidohydrolase family protein encodes MKKQFIYMLLSFLFIGNLSAQQTPAPKQSKKISIVGATAHIGNGSVIENSLIEFENGKITFVGKSYDKSPEGEVMNYNGKHVYPGFIAANTSLGLAEIDAVRATRDFDEVGGYLPHIRSIIAYNAESKVVESMRPNGVLMAQVAPRGGTISGTSSIVQFDAWNWEDAILKVDDGIHVNWPSSLSRGRWWLGEDPALKPNKNYAKSVDRIKSYIKRAKKYLSGNRSPKDLPFEAMDKLFHGNQKLFVHVSGEKSITDVVNTFKKLGIKNLVLVNAEGAQKVTQLLKDNNVGVILRRSHRLPNSDDEDYDLPFRMAQLLTENGIVVALGMEGEMERMNTRNLPFYAGTCAAYGLGKEEAVKLITSNAAKILGIDDKVGTIATGKDATLFISEGDALDMRTNIILNAFIQGRKISLETHQTKLWKRYENKYKNQ; translated from the coding sequence ATGAAAAAACAATTTATATACATGTTGCTAAGTTTCTTATTCATAGGAAATCTTAGTGCACAACAAACACCTGCTCCAAAACAATCTAAAAAAATATCGATAGTTGGAGCGACAGCACACATAGGAAACGGAAGTGTAATTGAAAACTCATTAATTGAATTTGAAAATGGAAAAATAACTTTCGTGGGAAAATCTTATGACAAATCACCTGAAGGTGAAGTAATGAATTATAATGGTAAACACGTTTACCCTGGTTTTATTGCTGCAAATACTTCTCTTGGTTTAGCAGAAATTGATGCAGTTAGAGCTACTCGTGATTTTGACGAAGTTGGAGGTTACTTGCCTCATATTAGAAGTATTATTGCGTATAATGCAGAAAGTAAAGTTGTAGAATCTATGCGTCCGAACGGGGTTTTAATGGCTCAAGTTGCTCCTCGAGGTGGAACTATTTCTGGAACATCTTCAATTGTACAATTCGATGCTTGGAACTGGGAAGACGCGATTTTAAAAGTTGATGATGGAATCCATGTAAATTGGCCTTCAAGTTTATCAAGAGGTCGTTGGTGGTTAGGAGAAGATCCAGCTTTGAAACCAAATAAAAACTATGCAAAATCAGTTGACCGAATTAAGTCTTACATAAAACGAGCAAAGAAATATTTATCCGGTAACAGAAGTCCTAAAGATTTACCTTTTGAAGCTATGGATAAACTGTTTCATGGAAATCAGAAATTATTTGTTCATGTTTCAGGAGAAAAATCAATTACTGATGTTGTAAATACTTTTAAGAAACTGGGTATTAAAAATTTAGTTTTAGTGAATGCAGAAGGTGCTCAAAAGGTAACTCAATTATTAAAAGACAATAATGTTGGAGTAATTCTTAGGAGATCACATAGACTACCAAATAGTGATGACGAAGACTATGATTTACCTTTTAGAATGGCACAATTATTAACTGAAAATGGAATTGTTGTTGCTTTAGGAATGGAAGGTGAAATGGAAAGAATGAATACTCGTAATCTTCCTTTTTATGCAGGAACCTGTGCTGCTTATGGATTAGGTAAAGAAGAAGCTGTAAAACTTATCACTTCTAATGCTGCTAAAATTTTAGGAATTGATGATAAAGTTGGAACTATTGCAACTGGCAAAGATGCAACGCTATTTATTTCTGAAGGAGACGCTTTAGACATGAGAACTAACATCATTTTAAATGCATTTATTCAAGGACGTAAAATTAGTTTAGAAACTCATCAAACTAAACTTTGGAAACGTTATGAAAACAAATACAAAAATCAATAA